The following is a genomic window from Marinobacter sp. NP-4(2019).
AGTCTCGTAACAACCGCGGGACTTCATGCCCACGTAACGGTTCTCAACAATGTCCAGACGGCCAATGCCGTTCTCGCCCGCCAGCTTGTTCAGGGTTTCCAGCACCACGTGAGGCTTCATTTCCTGACCGTCGATGGCAACAATATCGCCCTGTTTGTAGGTCAGCTCAACATAGGTTGGCTTGTCCGGGGCTGCTTCCGGGGACACGCTCCAGCGCCACATGTCTTCCTCAGCTTCCGCCCAGGGATCTTCCAGGTTGATGCCTTCATAGGAGATGTGCAGCAGGTTCGCATCCATGGAGTAAGGGGACTTGCCCTTCTTCTTCTCCACCGGAATGTTGCGCTCGTCGCAGTAGGCCAGCAGCTTCTCGCGGGAATTCAGATCCCACTCACGCCAAGGGGCAATCACCTTCACGCCCGGCTTCAGCGCGTAGGCACCCAGCTCGAAACGCACCTGATCGTTACCTTTACCGGTGGCGCCGTGGGAAATGGCATCCGCACCGGTTTCATTGGCGATCTCGATCAGACGACGGGAAATCAGCGGACGGGCGATGGAGGTACCCAGCAGGTACTCCCCTTCGTAGATGGTATTGGCACGGAACATCGGGAACACGTAATCGCGCACGAATTCCTCGCGCAGGTCCTCGATGTAGATTTCTTTAACACCCAGCGCCTTGGCCTTCTCACGCGCCGGTTCCACTTCCTCGCCCTGGCCAATGTCGGCAGTGAAGGTCACCACCTCACAGTTATAGGTATCTTGTAACCACCGAACGATGACGGAAGTATCCAGGCCACCGGAATAGGCCAGCACCACCTTTTTAATATCAGACATGCCCTTGCTCCAGACTGAACAGAATGGATGTGTTGAAAATAAGGGCAGTATTGTACGGGAGTGCGTGAGGAATGGCTATTCAACCAACAGCCTGAGCCTGCTGGTTCACCACCTCTTCCCGGATGCCATCCCAGCCCTCTTTAACTGAGCGGAGAAGGCCCGCGACTTCGTCCAGTTTCGCGACATTATTCTGGGTGTTCGCTTCGAATAAAGTACGCTCCATGTATTCGTAGAGAGCACCCAATCGCGCAGCCAAATCTCCACCTTTCTCGAAATCCAGAAATCCACGCAGGCCACCAATAATTTCGATGGCCTTGGAAATTAGCTTACCCTTACCTTCGTAGTCCTTCACCTGCATACGAGCCTTGGCCATGTTAATACGCTCAAGAGCACCATTGTATAAAAGCTGAACCAGCTTGTGAGGGTCCGCATCGGTAATACTTGTTTGGGTGTTAACCCGTTGATAGGCCTGTAAACCGTTCATATATCACCTATATTCCAGAGGAATCCTAGTTCTATTCAGACTTCGGAGCTATGGCGGCCAATTGCTGACTGATATAGTCGCCAGTGCTGTTCAGTTGAGCAATCAACGAATCTGCTGCCGAAAACTGACTGACCAGCCTGTCCCGATACGATTGAATTCTCAGATCCAACTGCTCTCTCTGATCATCAATCCTGCCGAGTGTCTCATTCAGCCCATCGGTTCTGTTCGAAAGCACGCCGTCGCCGGCAAGAAAGTCATCCAGCCGATCCAGAGTACGAGCAGCGACACCCTCAACGCCATCTTTCTCCGCAAACAACGCCGTAACGGCAGCAGGTTCGGCCGCCAACTGCTCTTTGAACACTGCCTGGTCGAACTCAAGCTTGCCGGTACTGGGATCTGTCTTGATTCCAACGTCCGCAAGCATGCGAACTGGTGAATCCTCCAGTCCTGCAGGGATCGTTGTCAGAAGGCTACGCAGATCACTCTGAATGCCCCTTATCGTAGAATCGCCACTAAGGACACCACCCTTTCCGGTCTCTGCATTGAAACCCGAGTGCCTCTTGATGACATCCTGCAAGGCGTTAAATTTGTCGACAAACTCCTGAACCCGACCAGCTACCGCATCAGGATCCCGGTCAACGGTAACAGAGGAAGTCCCTAAGGATTTGAGATCAAACGTAACCCCATCAACTACACCCTCTACCGTATTGCTGGAGCGAGTGACAGCGATCCCGTTTACTTCAAGCATCGCGTCCTTCGCCTGAACCGTCTCGGTCAGGTTGGAGGTGGTGCCGTCAAAGGCAAACCGTGACAGCCCATTTGTGTCTGTATCTGAACCATCGCCATCACCAGACACTGTCACCTGGATGGCGTTCGCGGTGCCCGACTCATCGGAGGACAACACCAGACGGTATCCTGTGCCGGTATCAACAATTCCCGCGGAAACGCCCGCATTTGCATCGTTGATCGCCGATGCCACCCCTTCGAGAGTATTATTGCTGCCGTCGATCACAACATCTGTGTTAACTCCACCGACATTCAGCGACAGTGTGCCAGTGCCCACCTCAGTCGTATCACGATCCGCAAACTCTACCGATGCCAGGGACTGCGCCTGGGCCAACTGAGTCACATCCAGACTGTAGCTACCACGACTGACCACCGACTGATCAATGGAAACACCAGTCACCGCTTCATTGGATGATGAAGCAGTAAATGCTCGCAGCCCCTCCGGGGAGCTCAACTTTTCCATTGGAGAACGCAAGCCCTCAAGAGCGCTTCGTAACGCGCCAAATGCAGAAATCTTCGACTGCGCGGCCTGCTGGCGCTGATCCAGACGAATTTCTGCCGGCTTGCGTTCAGCATTCACTAACTGTTCAACGAGGTCTGCGCTGAATATGCCCGAGCCCGCGCCTAGTGATGTGATTGATGCCATGATGCTGCCTCCTGAAAGGCTGAATATTCGCTTCTAATCTCTTAACGGCCAGAGGCGGCAAAACTTTGCCCATTCTACCCGGCAATTTGTTACGCAATGTAATTCAACCAGCACCCCATTACGAACAAAGCCGCCGGACCCATCAGGGTGCGGCGGCGCTGAAACACCATTATTCAACGGCGACTCAACCGGCAAAGAATTACACTTTGACGTTGAACAATGTCAGCGGTTCATCCTGCTGCAAGTTTTCTGCCAACCTCATAGCAACCTCGTCTGGAATCTGACGAATAACTTCCTGGGTTTCCTGATCGACGACACGGACGATGGTCTCACCCAGCTCATTATTCACTTCAAACTGCAGATCTCTCTGGACGTTCTGAACATAATCGTTCAGCTTCGACACCGCATCATCCAATTGCTCTCTCTGAACCTCACTGCGCTTTTCCAGCCTCTCAGCTGCAGAGGAGGCGCGCGTTTCTGCGTTAGAGTAAATCGTTTGGATGGATGCAGAAGCGCCAGATTCCGAGCTTGCTGCCAGAGCGGAAGCATCGGTGCCTTCTGCCCGAGGTGACGCAGACGCCCGAGCCGGAGCCTTCTCGCCAGAGCGAACCAGCTTCAAATCCGGGCTATTCAGATTCACGTCATTCATGGCTCACCTCGTTTTCTTTAACTACGGAGAAAACCGGCCCCTCCCGAGGAGAGGCCGGAAGTCTACCGCATCCCTTACTGCAGGAGAGACAGCACCTGGTTCGGACGAGCGTTCGCCTGCGCCAGGACAGAAATACCTGCCTGTTGAAGCACATTCGCCTTCGCCAGCTTTGCGGTTTCTGCGGCGAAATCAGCATCCAGAATCCGGCTTTGGGAAGCACTCAGGTTCTCGATGCTGGTTCCCAGGTTGTTGATTGTGCTCTCGAACCGGTTCTGCACAGCACCCAGATCACTGCGCGCGGTGTTAACAGTATCCAGAGCATTATCCAAAGCCAGGATTGCGCTACTCGCAGCCGTTACCGCAGTAATGCTGTTACCAGAGATAGCAAGGCCAGCCGAACCTGCTGTCATCGGTGAAGTAAAGTCAATATCAATGCGCTGACCAGCTTCAGAGCCGACCTGAATGCCGATGGCAGTTGTTTCGGTACCATCAAGAATTTGCAGACCGTTGAAGGTCGTATCCTGAGCGATTCGAGTAATTTCATCCCGGCGGGCAACAAATTCCTCGTTCAACGCCGCGCGATCATCGGCGGAGTTGGAACCGTTAGAGGCCTGGACGGCCAGCTCACGCATACGCTGAAGGTTGGCAACTGTCTCATTCAGTGCACCTTCGGCGGTCTGCGTCATTGAGATACCATCATTGGCATTACGCTGTGCAACGGTCAGACCACGGATCTGAGCATCGAAACGGGTGGCAATTGCGATGCCGGCGGCGTCATCTTTTGCGGAGTTAATACGCAGGCCAGAAGACAGGCGCTGCAGAGCCTGGTCAGAAAGACTCTGGGACTTGCCCAGCTGGTTTTGGGCATTGAGGGAAGCAACGTTAGTGTTTATGCCAAGTGCCATGGTAAATCTCCTACAAACTATTTCAGTCTTTGGTGTGGCAGGCCTGACGCCTGTCGTTCTTTGAGCGCCGCCCCGTTACTTCAATTAACGGCGCCCTCAACCAGTTCTTTAGAAATTAGTTTGTAAAAGATTGTAATGAGTGTCAGTTCATTGCCCTTCATACGCGAACGACCTGAATAGTCTGCTGTCTTCCTCCCTTGGCAGGCGCACCAAAACCTTTTCATTGTACTCACGGGGGATCTCGGCAAAAAACTCCAGCGAAGTCTTTCGCCAAGTATGGAAGAATGTCTCGAGCTCGTCATCCTCGCACGCCAGGCCGTGAGCCAGAAGAAGGTAGATAAATTGCAATGTAGACCCCCACATCAACTGGAAAGCCATCAATCGCACACCGCCATTCTCAGACATCCCTCTTTTACGAGATACATCACGAAGCTCCACACGCATCGCATTGGCCAGTCGAACACCGTCCACCCGGCGGGATAAAGGTGATTTTTTGATTAGCGATTCGAAGCGGGCACATCGCTGCTTTAGCTCCCTTCCAAGCTCAGAAGGGCGCTCGTCAATCAGCTTTTGGCTTACGTGATCGGCCTCTTTCCTGAGCGCCTCCTGAAAAGCCGTCAGCTCCCCGGAATTGCCACACAATCTCTGAACAAGATCCGGAAAGGCTTCTGGTGACACCCAATCAGCACCTTCAATCCTGGCACCGTCAGAAAGGTTATAGAACGCAGGGGGACTGGCACGCCTGTTATGGGCACGGATCAAGTCCTCGGCTTTGATTTTGGCAGATAGGTAGTCCCCTCTCGTGAGTATTGTTCCACCATCCACCGACTCTACTTCGAGAACCTCCGATTTACGCCCACCGACAGTCGCCTGGAACCGTTGCACAAAGTCGGAGTTATCTAGCGCTCCATAAACGGAGTGTTCCGAGTGGTCACTGCTTTCCGACAAAAAGCCGTAATCGGAGCCGGCAAGAAAAATATTCCGGAAGCCCAGATTGGTGGCCAGACTGAGAGCGGCATTGGTGCAGGTAGGGGAAGCCCCGGCAAAGGCCTCGCTATGCCCCAAGAAGTGATAGTCATTCGTTTCCGCGCTGTGAAACAGAAAGACTTCCGAAAACAGATCAGTCACCAGGGGATTAACCGTGGATTTGGCAAACAGGACGATATTATTGTCCGGGCTCAGACCGGAGTTACTGATGATGTCGTAAATGACGAAGTCCGAATCCAGCTCAACATGAAAATCAGGCTCGATGCCATTCCGCAACAAAGCACGAAGACCAGTACCTGCACTCATCAGAACAATGCTGCGTCTGTGCGCTTTTATAGATTCGATTCGGTTGTCCAGCGAGGGCCCGCTACCCACAATGACAATCGGTCGCTCAACGGCCTGACATTGCCGCGGGAAGATTATTGGCGGGTGTCTCTCAAGGTTATGAAGCTGCTGATTCAGGTGATCAACCTGTCGATCGAGGTTGTCCCAGTTGGCATTAATCACCGGCAAACGATCCCGCACACCCTCAAATATCTTTATAAGGCGCTCATCAGAACGATGGCTCAGGAAGACGGTGAAATCCGGATGAAAAGGAATGGATTTCTTCATTTCATTTTCGAGCATCCGGACATGCTCGTCTGAATTATAGTTGGATGAGATGACGAACGATAAGCTGTACCCTTTCTTCTCAAACCTCGCCCAAACAGCCTGCCAGTCCACAACAAACATACTAAGCGCGAAAAATTCCGGATCCGGCTCATAAATAATGGCGTTAACAATATCGATGGACCTTGTTATTTCATCAATATGAAGCCCCAACCCCACACCGAGAAACACAACCGATGGTACGAACTCGTCAAAAATGTAGCCCGCAAAGGGGCGCGCGGAGACCGGAGATTCGCTGGCGCATTGATAAATAAGGTCCAAAGCGAACCGCTGATAGGGGAGTTTTGTCGCTGTTCTGAGCCTGAAATTTTTTATCCGCTTTCTCTCCGAGAACATACGGATAAAATCCCTGGCCTCCTTGCCAGCAGTATCGACTGCTCCGTTGGGATACAGGGACGCCCCGCCTTCCAAGACATCAACATCCTTCGATCCCGGCGTAATGGACAGCTCAAGCCGCGACAACTGCAAATCCAGAAAGTGATCGTAGATACCTTTGTAATAGGTATTGAAAAACTGAAGATTTTTTATCTTGCGGGCTATGAAATCTTCTTCAGTCAGTTTTGAAAAGTCCAGCATGGCTCATCTCTTTTATTGGCACTTCAAAATTTCAGGTGATGATCACCAAAAGTCTCCCCTTACTTCCGGCTATTTTCAGTCCTCTTTTCCAGCATCAGGCGACTGAGTTCGAAGTCCAACTCTTCGTCGACATCAATCGAGCGCTCCCGAGGCATAACGCACGCCAGCAGTGAATCGGAAAACAGCGAACCGTGTTCCTTTACTGTACTCATCCCCGCAACATACACAGCCCCATTAAGACGATAGTCAGCGGGATATTCTTGAGACCGCCTGGGAGTTTTCAGGTCCAGTCCATGCAATCTCCCATCAGAGTCCACCTGTCCACACCACGCCAGAGGATGGTCAACCTTGCAAACTGAAACCACAGATTCCCCACCTCCACGCCTGAAGATCTCAACGGCATTCCTGATATCTTCGCTCTGCCTTAGCGGGGAGGTGGGTTGAAGCAGGATAATTGTATCCGGATGGTATCCAGCCCGTTCTTCACGGGCAATAACGTCACGTACCACATCAATTGTTGCAGCTGAGTCAGTGGCCAGGTCTGGGTGGCGCTTAACACCGATAACGGTGTCCGGATAATGCGGCAACAGTTTCAGGATTTCCGGATCATCGGACGTAACTACGATCCTTGTCGATATATTGGCCTCAAGAGCTGCCTCAATCGTCCAGCAAATCATCGGTTTTCCTGCCAGGGGCAAAACATTTTTACGAGGCAGCCGACGACTCCCTGCCCTGGCAGGGATAATGACCAGGTTGCGATCACGAACCGTCATTCAACAAACCCTGAACCTCATCCTGCGCTTTCTGAAAGTCGTTCATCTGACCTACGTCGAGCCAGTACTCGTGAAGCGGAAACATGGCTACCTTCCGGCCTTTTCCAATAATGCCCTCCAGCACTGTCGGCATGTCTACCCTGGTTCCCGGCTTAACGCTCTTTACCAGCTCGGGAGACAAGACATACATTCCCGCATTGATAAAACACTTATGGGCCGGCTTTTCGACCATGCTCCGGACATGAGTGCCCTCACTCTGAACGACGCCGTAAGGGATCTGGTACTCAAACTCGCGCACACACATCGTGGCCGCGCAATTCTGTTCCTGATGAAAGTCCAGCAAGCCCACATAATTGGGTGTGGTCAGCAGATCTCCGTTCATCATGATCAGCGGCAGGTCTATCTCATCATGAGGAAGCAGTCCAAGTGCTCCGCCGGTCCCCAGCGGCTCTTCCTCATGGATATAGCGGATAGTGACCCCCCAATGGCTGCCATCTCCAAAATAGTCCCTGATCATCTGGGGCAGATAGTGGGTTGAGATAAAAAAGCGGTGAAAGCCAGCATCGATAAAGCTTTCAAGGATGAGTTCCAGTATCGGTTTGTCCCCCACCTTCAACATGGGTTTTGGGCAGGTGTTGGTTAATGGCCTCAACCGTGTGCCGAACCCCCCAGCCATCAGGAAAACCGGATTATCAAGCATTCGCTTGTCCAACAACGAATGCAGAGTCTCCAGGCCAACAACTCGCCCTTCGTCATCCACCATAGGCAGCTGCAAAAGTTCGGCATTCTCCATAACCGACAGAATACGCTGGTGACTCCAGCCCTTCCGGCCTGTCCGAGGTCTGGAACACATCACGTCAGCAACTGGCTGGTCCATCGGCACATGCCTGATCAGGGCCCGGCGAAGGTCTCCATCTGTCAGCGTTCCCAAAAGCCTGCCGTCGCTATCAACAATAAGGGCGATACGTAAAGCTCCCTTATCCAGAACCTCGATTGCATCGGCTAACGGTGTCTCTGGTGAGACCAAAACTGACTGCCATTTCTTCATTCGAGCCCCCGGCGCCTGATATTGGATTGATAGTGTGTAGAAGCCAGCCGGTATGTGCTGTCGGGCTCCGCATCGTGACGCAACGTCACGCCCGCCCCAATAACCGACCTCGCACCGACACTCACCCCTTGAGTTACTGTCGCACCGGCCCCGATGAAGGCACCTTCTCCAATTGTAACGTTCCCGCAAATCGTTGCTCCGGGTGCTACGTGGACATGAGGCCCGACAGTAGATTCATGATCAATGGACGCGCCGGTATTGATAATGGCGTTCTCGTGGATCACGGAACCAACCTGCACAGTCGCTCCTGCCATAATCTGTGCTCCGCTATGAAGCTCCGTGCTCCGGGATACGAATGCCGTTGGGTGAACCCACTCCGGAAAATGAAAACCTTTCGCTTTCATTGCACAGAAAAGGTTTCGCCGGCTGAGTGACTGTGGCAAGAAGCCCACGCCATTGGCCAGGGCCACCTCATTAACGTCGAACTCATCAACTATGTCGTCTGCTCCCAGCACTGACAAACCCTGCCACTTAGCAGTTTGAGAGGATGCGAGAACCGGGTCGCAAACTCCCAGTATCGGAACCCGGCACTCCGTCAGTAAATCAATCAGAACCCGCGCATGCCCACCAGCGCCCAACACGATGACCGGCAGAGACTCGCCGTCAACGCGGGTCATAATGTCTCTCCCGCTTTATAATCCCGCTGCGCCTTCTGCCCGATCTGATCCCAGTAGTGCATTGCTGAGAGGCCGCCACCTGCGCGCCCCGTTGTCACGTTCTGCCCGGTAAACACCTCTCCTTCACGCACATCCTGGGCGGTCACAAGACTTTGCCGCGCGGCACGACGGGTATCCCATTCACTGGGCTGAGGCCCTTTGTAACCGTCCCCGAACGCTAGTTCCAGGGAGCGGATATCTCTCACCAGCGCAGTCAGCTCATCCGGCTCCAGCGAGGCCTTATGATCTGGCCCGGGAAGACTGCGATCAAGGGTGAAATGCTTTTCGATTATCCGTGCTCCACGTGCCACTGCTGCCAAAGCAACCAGGTTTCCCTGAGTATGGTCGGAGTAGCCCACTGGCAGATGAAATGCCTTGCTCAAGGTGTCCATCGCCAAAAGGTTCACTTCGTTCAGAGGAGTGGGATACTGCGAAGTACAATGCAGCAAACTGACCCGCTCCTGTAATCTGGTCCGGGCCATGCCATCACTCCAGCACCGCCAGACTGCATGCAAGGAATCAGGTTCCTCGGCCTCATGCATACCATGACAAAGCACAGCCAACGCTTGCTCTACATCAGAGAGACTCGCCATGCCGGTGGAAACAACGAGTGGTTTTCCAGTGCGGGCGAAATCCCAAAGCAGAGGGCCGTTGGTGAGCTCACCCGAAGGAATCTTGTACAACGGGAGGTTGAGGGTTTCCAGGAAGGCGAGACTCTCTCTATCGAACGCCGTGGATAGAAACTGAATACCTTTTTGCCGGGCATGCTGCTGCAAGGGCTCATGCCATTCAGGCGGCAACTCAAGTGCCCGCAGCATTTCCAACTGGCTTTGGTGGGCATCGGTTGTGCGCTGTTGGTATGCCGCCTTCGGCGCCGTGGAGGATGCCAGTCGCTTGGCACTGAACGTCTGGAATTTTACCGCGTCAGCCCCGGAAGCTGCAGCAACATCTATCAGGGCCATCGCCCGATCCAGATCACCGTTATGGTTAACGCCCGCCTCGGCAATGATATAGATGTTGGATTTGCCCATGGGATGACTACCTGATGTCATGAAAGTGCTTATTTCTCAATAACGGCTGTGAAGCCAGAATCTTTACTATCTTGCCAGCGGCATTACCTGCCCCGTATGGATTACTGACATTCGCGCAATATTCACTGAAGGAAGGAAGCAGAGCGTGTTCGATTGCCTTTCGAATACTCACTTCTTCGGCATCACAGTGCACTACGGAATCGGCAGCAAGACGCCCCGCCTGGCGCTGCCCGATGTTGACTGTAGGAACTCCGAGACCAGGCACTTCGATCAGACCGCTTGACGAATTACCAATAACAGCATCAGCTTCCGCTACCGCCGACAAATAACGGCGGAATCCCAATGACCTGATTGCCAACACCCTGTGAGGTTGCCGTTCGGCGAATGATTCCAATAGCGAAATTAAAGATTCACTGCCGTTATCCGCATTGGGATAGGTCAGAATAATATTGTGATCCGTAAAGCCGTCTAATGCGTCAAGCAATGCCCGGAAGCTTTCTTCCGGAGGCTCCATAGCTGCTGTCACCGGGTGATAGGTCACCAGGAAAAAAGGCCTGTCCAGGGCGAAGCCAAGGCTCTCGGAGAGCTCGTCCCGGGTGTACCTTGGCGTGCGCATCACATGATCAAGACCAACTGCACCCACATTAAAAACCGTTTCCGGACTTTCGCCCAGTTGAATGACGCGGCGCCGATAGTCTTCGGCCGCGACAAAATGCAGGGTCGACATCTTGGTGATGGCATGACGGATAGCGTCGTCGTATGCGCCTTCAGTAAGCTCTCCGCCGTGAAGATGGGCAATAGGAATGCCCATTACCAGTGCAGTCTGAGCCGCGGCCAAGGCCTCAAAACGATCGCCCAGAATCACCAGGACGTCGGGTGCCAGCCGTTCCAAAGCGTCCGCCATACCAATAGTCCCCAACCCGATCGACTTGGCGACACCAACACCGGTATTCGAGGACAACAACAAATCAATCTTCGCATCAATCTTGAAGCCATCCTCTTCAATACACCTCCATGTGTCTCCAAACCGGGGAGACAGGTGCATTGCGCCAACGATAACGTTCAATTCCAGGGACGCCGAAGCTTCAATTTCCTTCATAAGCCAGTACAGCAAACCGTATTCGGCACGACTTCCGGTAAACACCGCAATGCGTCGCATCAGTCAGGTCCTCCCGCCTTAACACCGCTCGGTAGGTTAACGAGCCGCTCTTCCAGCCACTGCGCATTGCTCAGATCACCCGCAGGCGCATTTCTATACATGGGCAGTCGATTCATAAGTTGCCAGACTGGCCGGGTCATCACACCCCGATCGTTCGTCAGTTTCAGCAGCGCATCACGCTCTGAACGGTCACTGCATAAAACGGCGTTCAGCCAATAGTTGCTTCGACAGTCTTTGGGTTCACTGATGAAATCGAGGCTGCTGTGTCTGAAACAATTGGAATAAGCTTCGGCGAGACGTCGCTTTTCCCGAATAAAATCTTCAAGCAGCTCCAATTGGGCGCAACCAAGTGCCGCATTCAGGTTAGGCATGCGGTAGTTGTAGCCAATCTCATCGTGAACGTACTCGTAGGCATGAGGTTGCTTCGCTGTAGTGGTGAGGTGTTTTGCACGCTCTGCAAGCACCTGTCCGGACAGAATCATTCCCCCGCCCCCGGTTGTCATGATCTTGTTGCCGTTGAAGCTGAGCGTACCAATGTCGCCGATGGTGCCCGTGTGTCGCCCCTTATAAAAACTCCCCAATGACTCCGCTGCGTCCTCGACTAAAGCCAGCCCCCATTGCCGGCATACGCGCACCAAGCCATCAATATCCGCAGGATGGCCAAACGTATGCATTGGCAGGCAGGCTCGGATGACTTTTCCACTAACCCGCTCACGA
Proteins encoded in this region:
- the neuC gene encoding UDP-N-acetylglucosamine 2-epimerase, translated to MRRIAVFTGSRAEYGLLYWLMKEIEASASLELNVIVGAMHLSPRFGDTWRCIEEDGFKIDAKIDLLLSSNTGVGVAKSIGLGTIGMADALERLAPDVLVILGDRFEALAAAQTALVMGIPIAHLHGGELTEGAYDDAIRHAITKMSTLHFVAAEDYRRRVIQLGESPETVFNVGAVGLDHVMRTPRYTRDELSESLGFALDRPFFLVTYHPVTAAMEPPEESFRALLDALDGFTDHNIILTYPNADNGSESLISLLESFAERQPHRVLAIRSLGFRRYLSAVAEADAVIGNSSSGLIEVPGLGVPTVNIGQRQAGRLAADSVVHCDAEEVSIRKAIEHALLPSFSEYCANVSNPYGAGNAAGKIVKILASQPLLRNKHFHDIR
- a CDS encoding LegC family aminotransferase; its protein translation is MISSACDQLIEFVRDHYSTNEFIPLHAPVFRGNEKAYVTEAIDSTFVSSVGGFVDRLESEVATYTSSPRAVATVNGTAALHVALRLVGVAPDSYVITQPLTFVATCNAIAYCGATPIFLDVDRETLGLSPQAVERWLEEHAIRDAEGVCRERVSGKVIRACLPMHTFGHPADIDGLVRVCRQWGLALVEDAAESLGSFYKGRHTGTIGDIGTLSFNGNKIMTTGGGGMILSGQVLAERAKHLTTTAKQPHAYEYVHDEIGYNYRMPNLNAALGCAQLELLEDFIREKRRLAEAYSNCFRHSSLDFISEPKDCRSNYWLNAVLCSDRSERDALLKLTNDRGVMTRPVWQLMNRLPMYRNAPAGDLSNAQWLEERLVNLPSGVKAGGPD